The Algoriphagus sp. TR-M9 genome has a window encoding:
- a CDS encoding transposase, whose amino-acid sequence MKGKKKYSVLFRKEAVDQVIHDKRSVFKVGQDLGVDKSLIRKWVLLYQKHGIMGLMPISNREYPPAFKVKAIETMRKKSLSLLETCIQFNIRSPGSLVKWIALYDEKGSEGLARKQSEPKFPMAKRIKKPKTKEEELLKELASLRAENAYLKKLHALIQADKEKEEKRKSSRN is encoded by the coding sequence ATGAAAGGTAAAAAGAAGTATTCTGTCCTCTTTAGGAAAGAGGCAGTTGATCAAGTGATCCACGATAAGCGATCAGTATTTAAAGTAGGTCAGGATTTAGGAGTTGATAAATCTCTTATTCGTAAATGGGTTCTCTTGTATCAAAAACACGGAATTATGGGCCTTATGCCTATTTCAAATAGAGAATATCCTCCTGCATTCAAGGTCAAGGCTATTGAGACCATGCGAAAGAAGTCGTTATCTTTATTGGAGACCTGTATTCAGTTTAATATTCGAAGTCCTGGTTCCTTGGTCAAATGGATAGCTCTTTATGATGAAAAAGGCTCTGAAGGTTTAGCAAGGAAACAAAGTGAACCAAAATTTCCCATGGCCAAAAGAATCAAAAAGCCCAAAACCAAGGAAGAAGAGCTCCTGAAGGAATTAGCTTCCCTGAGAGCTGAAAATGCATATTTAAAAAAGCTCCATGCCTTAATTCAAGCCGACAAAGAGAAAGAAGAAAAGCGGAAGTCATCCAGGAATTAA